A region from the Benincasa hispida cultivar B227 chromosome 12, ASM972705v1, whole genome shotgun sequence genome encodes:
- the LOC120068348 gene encoding uncharacterized protein LOC120068348, with protein sequence MLFNFVVNDMRTLINAATAVGMVDTMADVTFSPEMLCIMADSYVSIKAAIGIQLWPPFFDHYFCINNLQRSWFYLTKIFPLTLELLDSGYTSFTFSIIEPYEERAKLKFEGPNGLLHEIEFKLYYSHHPLYVGEFDLSVFVSLDSQEFSSIVDEYHMFDYVHVTITSTRVTFSYAIVQETILTPQDGQCLIGGVRAPNQIQFIITLAPAEVFYHIAGEAKRIWFFKAFNSTKGVITAPIGLNGRLVAFFCDVFAEST encoded by the exons ATGCTGTTCAATTTCGTCGTCAACGATATGCGCACTCTGATAAACGCAGCCACCGCAGTAGGGATGGTGGATACAATGGCGGATGTAACATTTTCACCGGAAATGTTATGCATAATGGCGGattcatatgtttcaattaaAGCCGCCATCGGCATTCAACTTTGGCCTCCATTCTTCGATCATTACTTCTGCATCAACAACCTTCAGCGTTCTTGGTTTTACCTCACCAAGATTTTCCCTCTTACCCTAGAATTACTAGATTCTGGTTACACTTCTTTCACTTTCTCTATCATTGAGCCTTACGAAGAACGCGCCAAACTCAAATTCGAAGGTCCTAATg GGCTTCTTCATGAAATTGAATTCAAATTGTATTATTCTCATCACCCCTTGTACGTCGGCGAATTTGATCTCTCTGTTTTTGTTTCCTTGGATTCTCAAGAATTCTCCAGCATTGTCGATGAATATCATATGTTTGATTATG TTCATGTTACTATAACGAGCACACGAGTGACATTCTCTTATGCCATTGTGCAAGAGACAATTCTTACCCCACAG GATGGACAATGCTTGATTGGAGGTGTTAGAGCACCAAATCAAATTCAATTCATAATCACTTTGGCTCCAGCAGAAGTTTTCTATCATATTGCAGGTGAAGCTAAGAGGATATGGTTCTTCAAGGCATTTAATTCCACCAAAGGTGTAATTACTGCACCTATTGGATTGAATGGTCGACTTGTAGCTTTTTTCTGTGATGTATTTGCAGAATCTACATAA